From Parasteatoda tepidariorum isolate YZ-2023 chromosome 1, CAS_Ptep_4.0, whole genome shotgun sequence, one genomic window encodes:
- the LOC107437144 gene encoding DNA damage-binding protein 1, translated as MAYNYVVTAHKPTGVGACVTGNFTSPDDLNLLLAKNTRLEIYSVTPEGLRAIKEIGIYGRITVMKLFRPPDEKKDLLFLLTHKYNACILECVYEKGSMEIITKAHGNVADTIARPSETGSIGIIDPLCRIIGLRLYDGLFKVIPLDKDMKELKAFNVRMEELLVHDIQFLHGYSNPTVVLVYQDANARHVNTYEISMRDKEFTKGPWQQNNVEIEATTVIAVPEPFCGAIVIGQESITYYHGDKHIAIAPPLIKQSVINCYCKVDENGSRYLLGNMCGRLFMLLLEKEEKMDGTVVVRDLKFEFLGEITIPECITYLDNGVVYVGSRLGDSQLVKLNVNANESGSFTETMETFTNLGPIVDMCVVDLERQGQGQLVTCSGAYKEGSLRIIRNGIGIHEHASIDLPGVKGLWPLRVDSDKYDDTLILSFVGQTRVLTMAGEEVEETNVSGIDISQQTYLCANVRFDQIIQVTATSIRLISRPTKKVLSQWMPPHGETICVVSANASQLVLALRTDLYYFEIFEEELRQVGHTVLEFEIACLDVNPLDTSEKTSICAVGCWTDISIRILSLPSLKELHKEMLGGDIIPRSILAAAFETTQYLLCALGDGSLFYFTIDPETRALADRKKVTLGTQPTSLKTFRSLATTNVFACSDRPTVIYSSNHKLVFSNVNLKEVSHMCPLNSEGYPDSLALSFDNSLLIGTIDEIQKLHIRTIPLGESPRRIAYQENTQTFGVITSRIDFHDSCGLTPTRRSASTQAQSVSASSTMNSSIKLQTTGQTADDCGQEVDVHSLLIFDQHTFEVLHAHQFLPNEFAISIISSKLGDDPNTYYIIGTAIINSDESEPKQGRFVIFQWKDGKLTQVAEKEIKGAPYCIVEFNGKLLASINSTVRLYEWTPEKELHNECSYFNNIIALFVKTKGDFILVGDIMRSMALLVYKPLEGSFEEIARDHQPNWMTAIEILDDDTVLGAENSFNLFVCQKDSAATTDEERQHLPEIGHFHLGEMVNVFRKGSLVMQHPGESTTPCTGSVLYGSVNGAIGLVTQIPEEYYKFLLSVQNNLTRVIKSVGKITHSFYRTFSTERKSELASNFIDGDLIESFLDLNRQQMEKVVEGVQYDDGSGMKRDATVDDIVKVVEELTRIH; from the exons GAAATTTCACCTCTCCAGATGATCTCAACTTACTTCTTGCAAAAAATACTCGTTTGGAGATTTACTCAGTCACTCCTGAAGGCCTGAGAGCTATTAAAGAAATTGGCATCTATGGTCGGATTACTGTAATGAAGTTATTTCGCCCTCCG gaTGAAAAGAAGGATTTGCTCTTTCTACTTACCCATAAATATAATGCCTGCATCTTAGAATGTGTTTATGAAAAAGGCTCGATGGAAATTATTACTAAAGCTCATGGAAATGTTGCG GATACCATTGCTAGACCTTCAGAGACTGGAAGCATTGGTATCATTGATCCTCTTTGTCGGATAATTGGGTTACGGTTATATGATGGTCTCTTTAAAGTTATTCCCTTAGATAAAGATATGAAAGAACTCAAGGCTTTCAATGTGAg GATGGAAGAATTACTTGTTCATGACATCCAGTTTCTTCATGGCTATTCAAATCCTACTGTTGTTCTTGTGTATCAAGATGCAAATGCCAGACACGTGAATACATATGAAATTTCTATGAGAGATAAGGAATTTACAAAAGGCCCATGGCAgcaaaataatgttgaaattgAAGCTACAACAGTGATAGCAG ttCCTGAACCTTTCTGCGGAGCAATTGTGATTGGTCAAGAATCTATTACTTATTATCATGGTGATAAACACATAGCTATTGCACCACCTCTTATcaag caaagTGTCATAAATTGTTACTGCAAAGTGGATGAAAATGGATCTCGCTATTTACTTGGAAATATGTGTGGTCGCTTATTTATGCTGTTAttggaaaaagaagaaaagatggATGGAACTGTAGTTGTTAGAGACCTGAAGTTTGAATTTCTTGGAGag attacaaTTCCAGAATGTATAACCTATTTAGACAATGGAGTTGTTTATGTAGGATCCAGATTGGGAGATTCTCAACTTGTTAAACTTAATGTGAATGCTAATGAAAGTGGATCTTTCACAGAAACAATGGAAACATTCACCAATCTTGGTCCAATTGTAGATATGTGTGTTGTTGACTTAGAACGACAAGGGCAGGGTCAG ttggtCACTTGTTCTGGTGCTTATAAGGAAGGTTCACTTCGTATAATTCGCAATGGTATTGGTATTCATGAGCATGCAAGCATTGACCTTCCAGGTGTTAAAGGTTTGTGGCCCTTGAGAGTCGATAGTGACAAATATGATGATACTTTAATATTGTCATTTGTTGGTCAAACGAG gGTTTTGACTATGGCTGGTGAAGAAGTTGAAGAAACTAATGTATCTGGAATTGATATTAGTCAGCAAACATATTTGTGTGCAAATGTTCGCTTTGATCAAATCATTCAA gtTACTGCAACTTCAATTAGGTTAATCAGCAGACCAACTAAAAAGGTTTTGAGTCAATGGATGCCACCTCATGGGGAGACAATATGTGTTGTATCTGCTAATGCTTCTCAACTGGTGTTGGCTCTCCGAACTGATCtatattactttgaaatttttgaagagGAACTGAGACAAGTGGg CCATACGGTGTTAGAATTTGAAATCGCTTGTCTTGATGTCAACCCACTGGATACTTCTGAAAAGACATCAATTTGTGCTGTTGGTTGTTGGACAGACATCTCTATTCGAATTCTTTCACTTCCATCTTTAAAAGAATTGCATAAAGAAATGTTAGGAGGtg atATTATTCCAAGGTCTATACTAGCTGCAGCATTTGAAACTACACAGTATTTACTTTGTGCCTTGGGTGATggctctttattttatttcacaatagATCCTGAGACTCGTGCACTTGCTGAtaggaaaaaa gttACTTTAGGAACACAGCCTACTTCTCTTAAAACATTTAGATCTCTTGCAACGACAAATGTGTTTGCTTGTTCTGATCGTCCTACTGTGATATATTCTAGCAATCATAAACTTGTATTTTCAAATGTCAATCTTAAAGAAGTTAGCCATATGTGCCCTTTGAACTCAGAAGGATATCCAGACAG cttaGCATTGTCATTTGATAATTCTCTCTTAATTGGAACTATTGATGAAATTCAGAAACTGCATATTAGAACTATTCCTCTGGGTGAATCTCCcag GAGAATTGCCTATCAAGAGAATACACAAACATTTGGTGTTATCACATCAAGAATAGATTTTCATGACAGTTGTGGACTTACTCCTACGAGGCGAAGTGCCAGTACTCAAGCTCAAAGTGTTTCTGCTAG TTCAACAATGAATTCTAGTATTAAGCTGCAAACTACAGGTCAAACTGCAGATGATTGCGGCCAAGAAGTTGATGTTCACAGCTTGCTTATTTTTGATCAGCATACGTTTGAag taCTCCATGCTCACCAATTTTTGCCCAATGAATTTGCTATTAGTATCATATCATCAAAACTTGGAGATGATCCAAATACTTATTATATAATTGGTACAGCTATTATAAATTCAGATGAATCTGAGCCAAAACAAGGTCGATTTGTGATATTTCAATGGAAAGATG GTAAACTAACACAAGTAGCTGAAAAAGAGATTAAAGGTGCTCCATATTGCATAGTTGAGTTTAATGGCAAACTATTAGCTTCAATTAATAGTACAGTCCGGTTATATGAATGGACTCCTGAAAAAGAACTACACAATGAATGTAGCTACTTCAACAATATTATTgctctttttgtaaaaactaaAGGGGACTTCATTCTAGTCGGTGATATCATGAGGTCTATGGCTTTATTAGTTTACAAACCACTGGAAGGTAGCTTTGAAGAA ATTGCAAGAGATCATCAACCGAATTGGATGACAGCTATAGAGATTTTAGATGATGATACTGTTTTAGGagctgaaaattcttttaacttatttGTTTGTCAAAAAGACAg tGCTGCTACAACAGATGAAGAGAGACAACATCTGCCAGAAATAGGACATTTCCATCTAGGAGAAATGGTTAATGTATTTCGAAAAG GTTCTCTTGTAATGCAACATCCTGGTGAAAGCACTACTCCTTGCACAGGATCAGTGTTGTATGGCAGTGTTAATGGTGCTATTG GTTTGGTGACACAAATACctgaagaatattataaatttttgctgtCAGTCCAAAATAATCTTACCCGGGTGATTAAATCAGTTGGAAAAATTACACATTCATT TTATCGAACTTTTTCAACTGAAAGGAAGTCAGAATTGGCATCTAATTTTATCGATGGTGATCTCATTGAAAGTTTTCTCGACTTAAATAGGCAACAAATGGAAAAGGTTGTGGAAGGTGTTCAG tATGATGATGGATCTGGTATGAAAAGAGATGCAACCGTTGATGACATTGTCAAAGTTGTGGAAGAACTTACTAGGATTCATTAG